In a genomic window of Akkermansia massiliensis:
- the pssA gene encoding CDP-diacylglycerol--serine O-phosphatidyltransferase: MDKKIFPDEPEIPILPNLFTAGNLVCGFFAILTIFEGINQADSDAVAAFSYYQNATFLIFAACLFDLFDGRIARMRGQDGPFGREFDSLADIVSFGIAPALLVAKAVLFQLSPPEVGWGIGILYLLCAALRLARFNCMAAAPRKEGQSSDFVGLPVPMAAGAVVSTMYLVMYLAGRAPDGAMDLGVFKYVIALAMAGVSVLMMSRVVYPSFKHINMRTRGTMYAIVLIVLTVICIFKFPWVMPAVIFSIYLLYGLVRPWVARRWRNRLEASDGE; encoded by the coding sequence ATGGACAAGAAGATTTTTCCGGACGAACCTGAGATTCCCATTCTGCCGAACCTGTTTACGGCAGGGAACCTGGTGTGCGGGTTTTTCGCCATTCTGACGATTTTTGAAGGGATCAACCAGGCGGACAGCGACGCCGTGGCGGCTTTCTCCTATTACCAGAATGCCACGTTCCTGATTTTCGCGGCGTGCCTGTTTGACTTGTTTGACGGCCGCATTGCGCGCATGCGCGGGCAGGACGGCCCGTTCGGACGGGAGTTTGATTCCCTGGCGGACATTGTCTCCTTCGGCATTGCTCCGGCGCTGCTGGTGGCCAAGGCGGTCCTGTTCCAGCTTTCTCCGCCGGAGGTGGGCTGGGGCATAGGCATCCTGTATCTGCTGTGCGCCGCCCTGCGCCTGGCGCGGTTCAACTGCATGGCCGCCGCTCCCCGGAAGGAGGGGCAGAGCAGCGATTTTGTGGGGCTGCCCGTTCCGATGGCGGCGGGCGCCGTGGTTTCCACCATGTACTTGGTGATGTATCTGGCGGGCAGGGCTCCGGACGGGGCCATGGACCTGGGCGTGTTCAAGTACGTGATTGCCCTGGCGATGGCGGGAGTGTCCGTCCTGATGATGAGCCGTGTGGTTTATCCCAGCTTCAAGCACATCAACATGCGCACGCGGGGGACCATGTACGCGATCGTGCTCATTGTGCTGACGGTCATCTGCATCTTCAAATTCCCGTGGGTGATGCCCGCGGTCATTTTCTCCATTTACCTGCTTTACGGGCTGGTGCGCCCCTGGGTGGCCCGCCGCTGGCGTAACAGGCTGGAAGCCAGCGATGGAGAATAA
- the folP gene encoding dihydropteroate synthase has product MNWLVRRDILNVARGGVLMGIVNVTPDSFSDGGRFHTVERAVSHAKELERQGALILDIGGESTRPGAAEVSVEEELDRVLPVVRELRPCTDAVISVDTRHAAVAAAVLEAGADVINDISGLQEEGMAELCAEARCGVVAMHMQGRPETMQNAPFYEDVVREVRGYFEERYDFLLGRGLVPEQICWDPGIGFGKTLEHNLALLSNMDRLEVAGRPVLLGLSRKRMLGAVLGDAEQGRAPLSTAVMTVWGHLHGARIHRVHDVEECARALRLVQAAEPFVR; this is encoded by the coding sequence ATGAACTGGCTTGTAAGGCGAGACATATTGAATGTGGCGCGCGGCGGCGTGCTGATGGGAATTGTAAACGTCACTCCGGATTCCTTTTCCGACGGAGGGCGTTTCCATACGGTGGAACGCGCCGTTTCCCATGCAAAAGAGCTTGAGCGGCAGGGAGCCCTTATTCTGGACATTGGGGGGGAATCCACCAGGCCGGGTGCGGCGGAGGTCTCCGTGGAGGAAGAACTGGACCGGGTGCTTCCCGTGGTGCGGGAACTCCGCCCATGCACGGACGCCGTGATTTCCGTGGATACGCGCCATGCCGCCGTGGCGGCGGCTGTGCTGGAAGCGGGAGCGGACGTGATCAATGATATTTCCGGATTGCAGGAGGAGGGAATGGCGGAGCTGTGTGCGGAGGCGCGCTGCGGCGTAGTGGCGATGCACATGCAGGGACGGCCTGAAACGATGCAGAACGCGCCTTTTTATGAAGACGTGGTGCGGGAGGTGCGCGGCTATTTTGAGGAGCGTTATGATTTTCTGCTGGGCCGCGGCCTGGTCCCGGAGCAGATTTGCTGGGACCCTGGCATCGGCTTCGGCAAGACGCTGGAACACAATCTGGCCCTGCTGTCCAATATGGACAGGCTGGAGGTGGCGGGACGTCCGGTATTGTTGGGCCTTTCCCGCAAGCGCATGCTGGGAGCCGTTCTGGGTGATGCGGAGCAGGGGCGTGCGCCGCTGAGCACCGCCGTGATGACGGTATGGGGACATTTGCACGGCGCCCGTATTCACCGTGTTCATGATGTGGAGGAATGCGCCCGCGCCCTGCGCCTGGTCCAGGCCGCCGAACCGTTTGTCCGCTGA
- a CDS encoding YfhO family protein yields the protein MEPASSRPVLTSLASVAFALAVLFLFLAVRGIWPLGGHYLEYMDNGQMVYPTLKYYASALMTGALDGSFFYDVNGGAGIRVSPSLPHQLLVPSTWIVVAMGDSFLLKDMVWVMLADAACICLTASWFLRRVFPSLPVCWTVLLTAGYALGGFFQTKYGFMQFLDHAAMFPLFALGLYQLVNGGRGWLYAVGLFLLATSMYSAFMAVVTGWLFAWAFTLPLKGTAERRVRLARVFWYTAAVTLATCYYWLPMMEMSRDSMRSLFMTPPTFFELSWPFDPPKFLERLYSCLPGMACTALAAVYLVYGRKEAPPANKGRRLFLLLLAASVLPAFIEPLHRAAHLWSYVDFPVRFGFIPNLVVASFCAWILSGGRLPQPAGRRWGWGWSLGLPVAAFAVSLIVLHVTDMDLVARLLPLLFFSCAWLCWRHAEGKRLGWSIAAVILLGLPVGAAAFWKQGEEEKAAVLALNAEWLARGMDGYAGLLRVKDRDRLLVDNADCLGPVPSIGNFRHTTSISHFRFLKNLGYRDEFTRTYGQGGTLFSDLLLGHGFLLASRPVEGMESVLSREGMYLYRLPGARWGLVVPQSALGLRLDAEAGVFSNLNALHAALCPSAEGPLYAPVEVRTERNGNFYRMSVPEYPGAVYGFPQTDTEELRVNGRAVPVMAEAQKAPGGTCRTYNGALELKRAGVTGETVVEGRMRRLVEAPLLAAAARMPEQDVPVLGKGQDQYGLEAHGRGGHVEVSLSAGKGEALMVPVVHDRGWKATRNGVDVPVEKVGELMAVRLQEGRNRVVFDYYPPLLKESLFVSAGTALLFLLYAWWARRHPESQLRRMVLACGYRLFLCCAAVVLAAVYVGSVVLFVVQSML from the coding sequence ATGGAACCCGCTTCTTCCCGCCCGGTATTGACGTCTCTGGCGTCTGTTGCGTTCGCCCTGGCTGTTCTGTTCCTGTTCCTGGCGGTGCGCGGAATTTGGCCGCTTGGCGGCCATTACCTGGAATACATGGATAACGGGCAGATGGTGTATCCCACCTTGAAATATTATGCCTCCGCTCTGATGACCGGAGCGTTGGACGGGTCCTTCTTTTATGATGTCAATGGAGGAGCGGGCATCCGCGTGAGCCCCTCCCTGCCGCACCAGCTGCTGGTTCCCTCCACCTGGATTGTGGTGGCGATGGGAGACTCCTTTCTGTTGAAGGACATGGTATGGGTGATGCTGGCGGACGCGGCCTGCATCTGCCTGACGGCTTCCTGGTTTCTGAGACGCGTCTTCCCCTCCCTGCCCGTATGCTGGACCGTGCTGCTGACGGCGGGTTATGCCCTGGGGGGATTTTTCCAGACCAAGTACGGGTTCATGCAGTTCCTGGACCACGCCGCCATGTTCCCCCTGTTTGCCCTGGGCCTTTACCAGCTGGTGAACGGAGGGAGGGGGTGGCTGTATGCCGTCGGCCTCTTTCTGCTGGCTACCTCCATGTACAGCGCTTTCATGGCCGTCGTGACCGGCTGGCTGTTCGCGTGGGCCTTCACGCTTCCCCTGAAAGGGACGGCAGAACGCCGCGTCCGGCTGGCGCGCGTGTTCTGGTACACGGCGGCGGTGACGCTGGCGACCTGCTATTACTGGCTGCCCATGATGGAGATGAGCCGGGATTCCATGCGGTCCCTGTTCATGACTCCCCCCACTTTTTTTGAACTGTCCTGGCCGTTTGACCCTCCCAAATTCCTGGAACGCCTGTATTCCTGCCTGCCGGGAATGGCGTGCACCGCTTTGGCTGCCGTCTATCTGGTTTACGGGAGGAAGGAGGCCCCGCCGGCGAACAAGGGGAGGCGGCTGTTTCTTCTCCTGCTGGCGGCGTCCGTGCTCCCTGCGTTCATTGAACCCCTTCACCGCGCCGCCCATCTGTGGAGCTACGTGGATTTTCCGGTCCGGTTCGGGTTCATTCCCAATCTGGTGGTGGCGTCGTTCTGCGCCTGGATCCTGTCCGGCGGGAGGCTGCCGCAGCCGGCGGGGCGGCGCTGGGGCTGGGGATGGAGCCTTGGCCTTCCCGTGGCGGCGTTTGCCGTCTCCCTGATTGTCCTTCACGTGACGGATATGGACCTGGTGGCGCGCCTTCTGCCTCTGCTGTTTTTTTCATGCGCGTGGCTGTGCTGGCGGCATGCGGAAGGCAAAAGGCTGGGGTGGTCCATAGCCGCCGTGATTCTGCTGGGGCTGCCCGTGGGGGCTGCCGCGTTCTGGAAGCAGGGAGAAGAGGAAAAGGCCGCTGTACTGGCCCTGAATGCGGAATGGCTGGCGCGCGGAATGGACGGGTACGCCGGGCTTCTGCGCGTGAAAGACAGGGACCGCCTGCTGGTGGACAACGCGGATTGCCTGGGGCCTGTCCCGAGCATCGGCAACTTCCGGCATACCACGAGCATCAGCCATTTCCGTTTTCTGAAAAACCTGGGGTACCGGGATGAATTCACGCGCACGTATGGTCAGGGGGGTACCCTGTTTTCCGATCTGCTGCTGGGCCATGGCTTTTTGCTGGCGTCCCGTCCCGTGGAAGGAATGGAGAGCGTGCTTTCCCGGGAAGGCATGTATTTATACAGGCTTCCGGGCGCCCGCTGGGGGCTGGTGGTTCCCCAGAGCGCGCTGGGGCTGCGGCTGGATGCGGAAGCCGGCGTGTTCAGCAATCTCAATGCCCTGCATGCCGCGCTTTGCCCGTCAGCGGAAGGCCCCCTGTATGCTCCCGTGGAAGTGCGGACGGAGAGGAATGGCAACTTTTACCGGATGAGCGTGCCGGAATATCCCGGCGCGGTGTACGGCTTCCCGCAGACGGATACGGAGGAACTCCGCGTCAATGGCCGCGCGGTGCCCGTCATGGCGGAAGCGCAGAAGGCCCCCGGCGGGACGTGCCGCACCTATAATGGAGCATTGGAATTAAAGCGTGCGGGTGTAACCGGGGAAACCGTGGTGGAGGGAAGGATGCGGCGGCTGGTGGAGGCTCCTCTTCTGGCGGCTGCGGCGCGAATGCCGGAGCAGGATGTTCCGGTTCTGGGGAAAGGCCAGGATCAATACGGGTTGGAGGCGCACGGACGCGGAGGCCATGTGGAAGTGTCCCTCTCTGCCGGAAAGGGGGAGGCGCTGATGGTTCCGGTGGTGCATGACCGTGGATGGAAGGCCACGCGGAACGGGGTGGACGTGCCCGTGGAAAAGGTGGGGGAATTGATGGCGGTGCGCCTTCAGGAGGGGCGGAACAGGGTGGTGTTTGATTATTATCCGCCTCTGTTGAAAGAATCTCTGTTTGTTTCAGCCGGAACGGCTCTGCTTTTTCTGCTGTATGCGTGGTGGGCGCGGCGGCATCCGGAATCCCAGCTCAGAAGGATGGTACTGGCCTGTGGATACAGGCTCTTTCTGTGTTGCGCCGCCGTGGTGCTGGCGGCCGTTTATGTGGGGTCCGTCGTGTTGTTTGTGGTGCAGTCCATGCTGTAA
- a CDS encoding ligand-binding sensor domain-containing protein, translated as MFLIVRSYLFIWIYCFLYMGIPSNGGELPACPASFITSIVCNRSGDIWVATEGKGLMRLPYGGEKWEQQKGNGLPDTTNFYALLEDRQGRIWVGTDNKGVAVWNGKSWQQYNQSNALPGERIFAMAVSPVSGDVAIATSGGLTVYQPETESWKDYTRAEGLPEDQIASLSFDRKGTLWAAFQTSGVASAEPSNGYSRWNVVQTKWYWDTLQRVRQPFEARGKGLPSNFCNAICAESGWIWVGTNSGLGYSKNKTDWNFLRGRDYGAKNEGLWKPDEKTSVRHAQKLLKMNRRENNDDSLLPEDYITCFYPSSQGMWIGFREKGVSFVRKNLQKIQTVDMPCDDEVEKLVSVTSFASLPDGSLYAGTYGKGLLHLGHVERKRIFPLNDVKHPSFPGIGQLSELLKTRTAIDGMKKTNPPAKALFWYEDWATRGDWCERYGRSYMLLCGAAGPMGSVLEAFDNAYRCESVKGPHVKVGESGVSGKVIWENERGDENILYCPISTTRTLARWSDRGESVDRDFDGPDLGVLIQVPDKKQLLSFYFYDPTPLADNDLDNSLKDYILEIRKLPANFDFDSFLGLGKEEEVQEEDLFREPSYDGLKDYIPLPVLARSRVKSFAGCGVYKNFIVEGSGWYYVRILKNYSVSTTLNGVFISSLDETKIAVDKLLERLNQKSFYYGLCIPSPPPLNSEQASKLSSSLLKLWAASQDMRLLNGKEIFSSRKLGIYAYRHLLATQAPDEIKKNWRWRLKIWETEDRKDFRQQMKKAWASLQDTVYFYRSSEWATFAPDTTIPFSVDEVRKMSALKIDWKQYLPGSNKKPELDVQQMKEWLKNKK; from the coding sequence ATGTTTCTGATTGTTAGATCTTATTTATTTATTTGGATCTATTGTTTTTTATACATGGGCATTCCTTCAAATGGCGGAGAATTGCCTGCTTGTCCAGCTTCCTTTATTACGTCTATCGTTTGCAACCGTTCAGGAGATATTTGGGTTGCGACGGAAGGGAAGGGATTGATGCGCTTGCCATACGGAGGGGAAAAATGGGAGCAGCAAAAAGGAAACGGGCTGCCTGATACAACAAATTTCTATGCTCTTCTCGAAGACAGGCAGGGGCGTATCTGGGTGGGGACAGACAATAAAGGAGTGGCTGTGTGGAATGGGAAATCATGGCAACAGTACAACCAGTCAAATGCCTTGCCGGGGGAGAGGATCTTCGCCATGGCTGTATCTCCTGTCAGTGGAGATGTGGCTATTGCTACTTCCGGCGGCCTGACTGTTTATCAACCGGAAACGGAATCATGGAAAGATTACACAAGGGCGGAAGGTTTGCCGGAGGACCAGATTGCTTCTCTCTCCTTTGATCGAAAAGGAACTCTTTGGGCAGCTTTTCAAACTTCCGGAGTGGCTTCAGCAGAACCTTCCAACGGATATTCACGGTGGAATGTAGTGCAGACAAAGTGGTATTGGGATACGCTGCAGAGAGTTCGCCAACCATTTGAAGCCAGAGGGAAAGGCCTGCCTTCAAATTTTTGCAACGCGATTTGTGCCGAATCGGGCTGGATTTGGGTAGGCACCAATTCCGGACTCGGGTACTCTAAAAATAAAACAGACTGGAACTTTCTGAGGGGCAGGGACTATGGGGCGAAAAATGAAGGACTATGGAAACCGGATGAGAAAACGTCTGTCCGGCATGCTCAAAAACTCTTGAAAATGAACCGTAGGGAAAACAATGACGATTCTCTTTTGCCGGAGGATTATATCACCTGTTTTTATCCGTCTTCCCAAGGGATGTGGATAGGATTCAGGGAAAAGGGCGTTTCTTTTGTGCGGAAAAATTTACAAAAAATTCAGACTGTGGATATGCCCTGTGACGATGAAGTGGAAAAATTGGTCAGCGTGACCAGTTTTGCTTCTCTGCCGGATGGCAGCTTGTATGCCGGAACGTATGGAAAAGGATTATTGCATTTGGGCCATGTAGAGAGAAAACGGATTTTCCCGTTGAATGATGTGAAGCATCCTTCTTTCCCGGGCATTGGACAACTGTCGGAACTTTTAAAAACCAGGACAGCAATTGATGGAATGAAAAAAACAAATCCCCCTGCAAAAGCCCTTTTCTGGTATGAAGACTGGGCTACCCGGGGCGACTGGTGCGAACGCTATGGACGGAGTTACATGCTCCTGTGCGGAGCTGCCGGTCCTATGGGTTCCGTCCTTGAGGCTTTTGACAATGCATACAGATGCGAATCCGTCAAGGGTCCACACGTCAAAGTGGGTGAAAGCGGTGTATCCGGAAAAGTTATCTGGGAAAATGAACGGGGTGACGAAAACATCCTTTACTGCCCCATCAGCACGACCAGAACGCTTGCCCGGTGGAGTGACCGGGGAGAATCCGTAGACAGAGACTTTGACGGTCCGGACCTTGGCGTGCTGATTCAGGTTCCGGACAAAAAACAGCTCCTCTCCTTTTATTTTTATGATCCAACCCCGCTTGCCGACAATGATCTGGACAACAGCCTCAAGGATTACATACTCGAAATCAGAAAACTACCTGCCAATTTTGATTTTGACTCCTTCCTGGGACTTGGAAAAGAGGAGGAAGTTCAGGAAGAAGACTTATTCCGGGAACCTTCCTATGACGGGCTTAAGGATTACATACCCCTGCCTGTTCTGGCGCGAAGCAGGGTTAAATCATTTGCCGGATGTGGAGTTTACAAGAATTTCATCGTCGAAGGCTCAGGGTGGTACTACGTCAGAATATTGAAAAACTACTCAGTTTCTACAACCCTCAACGGAGTATTTATCTCATCCCTGGACGAAACGAAAATTGCTGTCGACAAACTCCTGGAAAGACTAAATCAAAAATCATTCTACTATGGGCTTTGCATACCATCTCCCCCTCCTTTGAACTCCGAGCAGGCAAGTAAACTTTCTTCTAGCCTCTTAAAATTATGGGCTGCCAGCCAAGACATGAGGCTGTTAAACGGGAAAGAAATCTTCTCATCAAGAAAACTTGGAATTTATGCCTACAGACACCTTCTTGCTACCCAGGCTCCAGATGAAATCAAAAAGAACTGGAGATGGAGACTGAAAATATGGGAAACGGAGGACAGGAAGGACTTCCGGCAACAAATGAAAAAAGCGTGGGCCAGTTTGCAGGATACGGTCTATTTCTACAGATCTTCTGAATGGGCTACATTCGCGCCGGATACCACCATTCCCTTTTCAGTCGATGAAGTCAGAAAAATGTCCGCTTTGAAAATTGATTGGAAACAGTATTTGCCGGGTTCAAACAAGAAACCGGAACTTGACGTTCAACAAATGAAAGAATGGTTAAAGAATAAAAAATAA
- the ispG gene encoding (E)-4-hydroxy-3-methylbut-2-enyl-diphosphate synthase gives MQSSYCPSPYRYTRRVTREVMVGDVGVGGSNPIRVQSMLTSDTRDTDACVKEALELAAAGCEIIRLTAQTKAYAANLENISRELRAAGCHVPLVADIHFKPDAAMEAAKWVEKIRINPGNFIDKKKFEVREYSDAEYREELDRLREEFTPLVLFCREHGRAMRIGSNHGSLSDRILNRFGDTPEGMVESAIEFAQIARDLDYHSLVFSMKASNVKVMVAAYRLLVERMNALGPDWNYPIHLGVTEAGGGEDGRIKSAVGIGSLLTDGIGDTLRVSLTEDAVREVPVAYRLSNPFQPSERSDDPVSSFPEPELSYDPLKFSKRQGGLAMCYGVRLGWEQPVRVVVPDAGFYALQTERDAMGDMMPELAFGQLEAIEVDPRCGDELEPLKELAEPSVVTVKNGLDMEPVYAFRLLASRMEDRHLILLKDTLMPGSVSDEDVPLVAARNIGSLLSDGIGDAVLIQGESDPRLASFLGFNILQATGTRLTRADYVSCPSCGRTLYNIQEATARIRKATEHLKGVRIAVMGCIVNGPGEMADADFGYVGGAPNKINLYVKHTPVKFNIPQEEAVERLVDLIKEYGRWVNPK, from the coding sequence ATGCAGTCTTCCTATTGTCCGAGTCCTTACCGTTATACGCGCCGCGTGACCCGTGAAGTCATGGTGGGGGATGTGGGGGTGGGCGGCTCCAATCCCATCCGGGTCCAGTCCATGCTGACGTCCGATACGCGGGATACGGATGCCTGCGTGAAGGAGGCTCTGGAATTGGCCGCGGCGGGGTGCGAGATTATCCGCCTGACCGCCCAGACCAAGGCGTATGCGGCCAATCTGGAGAATATTTCCCGTGAATTGCGCGCGGCGGGTTGCCATGTGCCGCTGGTGGCTGATATTCATTTCAAGCCGGACGCCGCCATGGAGGCCGCCAAGTGGGTGGAGAAGATACGCATTAATCCTGGCAATTTCATCGACAAGAAGAAGTTTGAAGTGAGGGAGTATTCGGACGCCGAATACCGTGAGGAACTGGACCGCCTGAGGGAGGAGTTTACGCCCCTGGTGCTGTTTTGCCGGGAGCATGGCCGCGCGATGCGCATCGGGTCCAACCACGGCTCCCTGTCCGACCGCATTCTGAACCGCTTTGGCGATACGCCGGAGGGGATGGTGGAGAGCGCGATTGAGTTTGCTCAGATTGCCCGGGACTTGGATTACCATTCCCTGGTGTTTTCCATGAAGGCTTCCAACGTGAAGGTGATGGTGGCCGCCTACCGCCTGCTGGTGGAACGCATGAATGCCTTGGGGCCGGACTGGAATTATCCCATTCATCTGGGGGTGACGGAAGCCGGGGGCGGAGAGGACGGCCGCATCAAGAGCGCGGTGGGCATCGGGTCCCTGCTGACGGACGGCATTGGGGATACCCTGCGCGTTTCCCTGACGGAGGACGCCGTGCGGGAAGTGCCTGTGGCCTACCGCCTGTCCAATCCGTTCCAGCCGTCGGAGCGTTCCGATGATCCCGTTTCTTCCTTCCCCGAACCGGAGTTGAGCTATGATCCCCTGAAGTTTTCCAAAAGGCAGGGAGGGCTGGCGATGTGTTACGGGGTGCGCCTGGGCTGGGAGCAGCCCGTGCGCGTGGTGGTGCCGGATGCGGGGTTTTACGCCCTCCAGACGGAACGGGATGCGATGGGGGACATGATGCCGGAGCTGGCCTTCGGCCAACTGGAGGCCATTGAGGTGGACCCCCGCTGCGGTGACGAGCTGGAGCCGCTGAAGGAACTGGCCGAACCGTCCGTTGTCACCGTGAAGAACGGCCTGGACATGGAACCCGTGTATGCGTTCCGCCTTCTGGCTTCCCGCATGGAAGACAGGCACCTGATTCTGCTGAAGGATACGCTGATGCCCGGTTCCGTTTCCGATGAGGACGTGCCGCTGGTGGCCGCCCGCAATATCGGCTCCCTGCTGAGCGACGGCATTGGAGATGCCGTGCTGATTCAGGGGGAATCGGATCCCCGGCTGGCTTCCTTCCTGGGATTCAATATTTTGCAGGCTACGGGGACGCGCCTGACGCGTGCGGATTACGTTTCCTGCCCGTCCTGCGGACGCACCTTGTACAATATTCAGGAGGCGACGGCCCGCATCCGGAAGGCTACGGAGCATTTGAAGGGCGTGAGGATTGCCGTGATGGGGTGCATCGTGAACGGTCCCGGCGAGATGGCGGACGCCGATTTCGGCTATGTGGGCGGCGCGCCGAACAAGATCAACCTGTACGTGAAGCACACCCCCGTCAAGTTCAACATTCCCCAGGAGGAGGCCGTGGAGCGGCTGGTGGACCTGATCAAGGAGTACGGGCGGTGGGTGAACCCCAAGTGA
- a CDS encoding SDR family NAD(P)-dependent oxidoreductase, producing the protein MGRMFISGGHGGLARAAVECFTAAGWEADAPSHAELDVGNRSAVRRWFDEHAPYDLAVCAAGITRDRPFLKQTEKEWDEVMNVNVTGAAWCARCAAAAMAREKREGQVVMVGSYAALRPAPSQAAYAASKSALEGLVKSLAREWGKEGIRVNLVLPGFMLTEMTAGLRESVKESALSRHVLGRFNTPEQAAAFILFLQEVLTAASGQVFDLDSRIA; encoded by the coding sequence ATGGGAAGGATGTTTATCAGCGGCGGCCACGGCGGTTTGGCGCGGGCTGCCGTGGAGTGTTTTACCGCCGCAGGATGGGAGGCGGATGCTCCGTCACACGCTGAACTGGACGTAGGGAACCGTTCCGCCGTGCGCCGCTGGTTTGACGAACATGCTCCGTATGACCTGGCGGTGTGCGCCGCCGGAATTACCAGAGACAGGCCATTCCTGAAACAGACGGAGAAGGAGTGGGACGAGGTGATGAACGTGAATGTGACGGGAGCCGCCTGGTGCGCCCGCTGTGCCGCCGCAGCCATGGCGAGGGAGAAGCGGGAGGGGCAGGTGGTAATGGTGGGTTCTTATGCGGCGCTTCGCCCGGCTCCGTCCCAGGCGGCCTATGCCGCTTCCAAGTCTGCGCTGGAAGGCTTGGTGAAGAGCCTGGCGCGGGAATGGGGAAAGGAGGGAATACGCGTTAATCTGGTGCTGCCGGGGTTCATGCTGACGGAGATGACGGCCGGGTTGAGGGAGAGCGTGAAGGAGTCTGCTTTGTCCAGGCATGTTCTGGGCAGGTTTAATACGCCGGAGCAGGCCGCGGCGTTTATTCTGTTTTTGCAGGAAGTCCTCACGGCAGCCTCCGGGCAGGTGTTCGATTTGGATAGCCGGATTGCCTGA
- a CDS encoding acyltransferase codes for MSLLSAGDQGKGKSSSYGSLDIPLSRNYGIDALRIVAMMLVLVLHLLAATHVLPLDNHDSASYRVGWLLEIAAYCGVNCYALITGYVCCDGTFRYERVVTLWFQVIFYTAGSLLLVLLFSSQVVHFNDVLNSLFPVLTVQYWYVTAYVGLFFFIPFLNVLGNRLTKSQFQYLLVTVFVLFSVVPTLLHRDVFPVEGGYSVWWLGVLYMLGMYIKKHGLLTGMRTGALWMLYAGCVCFVWAFKMVLDVVSPYLIGQIRGGGTFIAYNSPFIVGTAVALFLIFSRMRFSSRRTVACISWLAAASFSVYVLHCNVLIGKWFLWDVFEWAASSSPALMVVKVLAMAVAVYAGCSLVDAVRRYLFKTMDVNREARAVVGFFGKLGRAFRKVCRRLFLHS; via the coding sequence ATGAGCTTGCTGTCGGCTGGTGATCAGGGAAAAGGAAAGTCTTCTTCCTATGGTAGTCTGGATATTCCCCTGTCGCGGAATTATGGAATAGACGCCTTGCGCATTGTCGCCATGATGCTGGTTTTGGTTCTTCATCTTTTGGCCGCCACTCATGTATTGCCGCTGGACAATCATGATTCCGCTTCCTACCGGGTAGGGTGGCTTCTGGAGATTGCCGCCTATTGCGGGGTGAATTGTTATGCGCTGATTACTGGGTATGTATGCTGTGACGGGACGTTCAGGTATGAACGCGTGGTTACCTTATGGTTCCAGGTGATTTTTTATACGGCGGGCAGTCTGCTGCTGGTGCTGCTGTTTTCCTCCCAGGTGGTTCATTTTAATGACGTCCTGAATTCGTTGTTTCCCGTTTTAACCGTCCAGTATTGGTATGTGACGGCGTATGTAGGGCTGTTTTTCTTTATTCCTTTCCTTAATGTCCTGGGGAACCGGCTTACCAAATCACAGTTCCAGTATCTTCTGGTTACCGTTTTTGTTCTGTTTTCCGTGGTTCCCACCTTGCTTCACAGGGATGTGTTTCCTGTAGAGGGAGGGTATTCCGTCTGGTGGCTGGGCGTTCTCTACATGCTGGGAATGTATATTAAAAAGCATGGCCTGTTGACTGGAATGAGGACGGGCGCCTTATGGATGCTTTATGCCGGGTGTGTATGTTTTGTCTGGGCGTTCAAGATGGTTCTTGACGTGGTGTCCCCGTACCTGATTGGACAGATAAGGGGCGGCGGAACGTTTATTGCCTATAATTCTCCGTTCATTGTAGGAACGGCGGTTGCCCTGTTCCTGATTTTTTCCCGCATGCGTTTTTCATCCCGCAGGACGGTTGCCTGCATTTCATGGCTGGCGGCCGCCTCGTTCAGTGTTTATGTGCTGCATTGCAATGTTTTGATAGGCAAATGGTTTTTATGGGATGTCTTTGAATGGGCCGCGTCTTCTTCCCCTGCGTTGATGGTCGTGAAGGTACTGGCAATGGCTGTTGCGGTGTATGCAGGCTGCTCCCTGGTGGATGCCGTACGGCGTTATTTGTTCAAGACTATGGACGTTAACAGGGAAGCCCGTGCAGTCGTCGGCTTTTTCGGGAAGCTGGGCCGTGCCTTCCGGAAAGTGTGCCGCAGATTGTTTCTGCATTCCTGA